In the Xiphophorus hellerii strain 12219 unplaced genomic scaffold, Xiphophorus_hellerii-4.1 PGA_scaffold_78__1_contigs__length_500000, whole genome shotgun sequence genome, one interval contains:
- the LOC116716661 gene encoding protein PAT1 homolog 2-like, giving the protein MQLLIVLLEVEETERMKTAVLSEAEEIRLMEKTQRKVEHIYSQLQQHNAPDSGDEFLPFLSVSKGQKLLARLLPFLKNDSALKILHIVTSNLPTLISRDTEEDLPVLYPSLRNVIGVLTFSQLINVLKDLTSSESLSTFECLSLTCQNKFGLSLLYALLSHGEKLLSSGVPLEPSIGDFETWTDMIFQVAGQLSQCSLVEPLLLPSNLLTLFCRYLDKRTVHQLKSNWESATSCLVLPS; this is encoded by the exons atgcagTTGTTAATAGTTTTGCTGGAGGTGGAGGAAACTGAGAGGATGAAGACCGCAGTTTTGTCTGAAGCAGAAGAAATAAGATTAATGGAAAAAACTCAGAGGAAAGTGGAGCACATCTACTCTCAGCTGCAGCAACACAACGCTCC agATTCAGGAGACGAGTTTCTTCCTTTCTTGAGTGTCTCGAAGGGCCAAAAGCTTCTCGCTCGTCTGCTGCCCTTCCTGAAGAACGATTCAGCGCTGAAGATCTTGCACATCGTCACCTCCAACCTTCCTACGCTGATAAGCAGAGACACCGAGGAG GACCTTCCAGTTCTTTACCCGTCACTCCGAAATGTGATCGGCGTTCTGACGTTCAGTCAGCTCATCAACGTTCTCAAAGACCTGACGTCTTCAGAGTCTCTGTCGACCTTCGAGTGCCTCTCCCTGACCTGTCAGAACAAG TTTGGACTCAGCTTGCTGTACGCTCTTCTTTCCCACGGAGAGAAACTTCTTTCTTCAGGCGTTCCTCTTGAGCCCAGCATTGGCGACTTTGAGACCTG gactGACATGATTTTCCAGGTAGCGGGACAGCTGTCCCAGTGTTCGCTGGTGGAGCCGCTCCTCCTCCCATCAAACCTGCTGACGCTCTTTTGCAGATACCTCGACAAGCGTACTGTGCATCAACTAAAAAGCAACTGGGA GTCTGCAACCAGCTGCCTGGTTCTACCATCTTAA